A single region of the Halopiger xanaduensis SH-6 genome encodes:
- a CDS encoding HalOD1 output domain-containing protein: MRSQALADEYGPLYDAVDPTALDALFASSEATDRTEVADCVETTGAVTVTDADRRITVETPDRIELVPLESSSDR; encoded by the coding sequence TTGAGGAGCCAAGCGCTCGCGGACGAGTACGGACCGCTGTACGACGCCGTCGATCCGACGGCGCTGGACGCGCTGTTCGCCTCGTCCGAGGCTACCGACCGCACCGAAGTAGCCGACTGCGTCGAGACGACCGGCGCCGTGACGGTCACCGACGCGGACCGGCGCATCACCGTCGAGACGCCCGATCGAATCGAACTGGTGCCCCTCGAGTCGTCTTCCGACCGCTAA
- a CDS encoding mechanosensitive ion channel family protein produces the protein MFEHVETVQTSLEAITSTEGRFAVSTGIIALALVIGFVVAPIAVRRTVEYVGRRLRESEAGSVLEAIDELTDVPFPMRAVIRSLQAVVLGTTGLLLLIVWGYADLAADALAAVERAGPYVVRLVLTVGLLAGAIVGTRYLEQRLDEWLADATYVTAHQEGVVFRVLQVTIFLAAGLAALSLWPIDLGGLLVGAGFLGIVVGMAARQTLGSLIAGFVLMFARPFEIGDWVEIGDKEGTVVDITIINTRLRSFDGEIIVLPNDHVSSSTVVNRSKRNRLRLRLEVGVDYETDLERAEDVALEAIEGVDDVAPGPKPQIVPTAFGDSAIALECRFWIRQPNAHKKWTTLRSVVHELKTAFDREDIGIPYPQRELSARPEGGFRIPDAAGPEQRTATAAGGAGDELRYSESERE, from the coding sequence GTGTTCGAACACGTCGAGACGGTTCAGACGTCGCTCGAGGCGATCACCTCGACCGAGGGGCGGTTCGCGGTCAGCACTGGGATAATCGCGCTCGCCCTCGTGATCGGGTTCGTCGTCGCGCCGATCGCCGTCCGCCGGACGGTGGAGTACGTCGGCCGGCGGCTCCGCGAGAGCGAAGCCGGCAGCGTCCTCGAGGCGATCGACGAACTGACCGACGTCCCGTTCCCGATGCGGGCGGTGATCCGATCGCTGCAGGCCGTCGTTCTCGGGACGACCGGACTGCTCCTGCTGATCGTCTGGGGGTACGCGGACCTCGCGGCGGACGCGCTCGCGGCGGTCGAGCGCGCGGGTCCGTACGTCGTCCGTCTCGTGTTGACCGTCGGCCTGCTGGCCGGCGCGATCGTCGGCACCCGGTACCTCGAGCAGCGACTGGACGAGTGGCTCGCGGACGCGACCTACGTGACGGCCCACCAGGAGGGCGTCGTCTTCCGCGTGCTGCAGGTGACGATCTTCCTGGCGGCCGGATTGGCCGCGCTCTCGCTGTGGCCGATCGACCTCGGCGGCCTGCTGGTCGGTGCCGGCTTCCTCGGCATCGTCGTCGGGATGGCCGCCCGCCAGACGCTCGGCTCGCTGATCGCCGGCTTCGTGCTGATGTTCGCCCGACCGTTCGAGATCGGCGACTGGGTCGAGATCGGCGACAAGGAGGGAACGGTCGTCGACATCACGATCATCAACACGCGCCTGCGGAGCTTCGACGGGGAGATCATCGTCCTGCCGAACGACCACGTCTCGAGCAGCACCGTCGTCAACCGGAGCAAACGAAACCGGCTGCGCCTGCGCCTCGAGGTCGGCGTCGACTACGAGACCGACCTCGAGCGGGCCGAGGACGTCGCCCTCGAGGCGATCGAAGGGGTCGACGACGTGGCGCCGGGGCCCAAGCCGCAGATCGTGCCGACCGCGTTCGGCGACTCGGCGATCGCGCTCGAGTGTCGGTTCTGGATCCGCCAGCCGAACGCGCACAAGAAGTGGACGACGCTGCGATCGGTGGTCCACGAACTCAAAACGGCGTTCGATCGCGAGGACATCGGCATCCCGTACCCGCAGCGGGAACTCAGCGCGCGGCCGGAGGGCGGGTTCCGGATTCCCGACGCTGCCGGGCCGGAGCAGCGCACTGCGACGGCAGCCGGCGGCGCGGGCGATGAACTGCGATACTCCGAGTCCGAGCGCGAATAA
- a CDS encoding helix-turn-helix domain-containing protein codes for MALIVEFELRTPVLREAARAARELRLGEVYGNESGEPKLLFWATVDDGDAFEAALDEDPSVRRYTALETASDRRLYSVALTDDAASRLASPVAAEHDVAILEIVVTDETVVRARVLSRDALQAYREQCLGRDVGFKLRRLYLEEEPDTDTDTDLDLDGDRYGVTEPQREALRTAHSAGYFTVPRETTLSELAAEFDISDQALSARLRRGQANLLENTLADDT; via the coding sequence GTGGCGCTCATCGTCGAGTTCGAACTGCGGACGCCCGTTCTGCGGGAAGCGGCGCGGGCGGCCCGCGAACTCCGCCTCGGGGAAGTGTACGGAAACGAGTCCGGAGAGCCGAAACTGCTTTTCTGGGCGACCGTCGACGACGGCGACGCGTTCGAGGCGGCGCTCGACGAGGATCCGAGCGTTCGGCGGTACACGGCGCTCGAGACGGCGTCGGACCGGCGCCTGTACAGCGTCGCGTTGACCGACGACGCGGCGTCGCGACTCGCCTCTCCCGTCGCCGCCGAACACGACGTTGCGATCCTCGAGATCGTCGTCACCGACGAAACGGTCGTTCGCGCCCGCGTCCTGTCCCGCGACGCGCTGCAGGCGTACCGCGAGCAGTGCCTCGGGCGGGACGTCGGCTTCAAGCTTCGGCGACTGTATCTCGAGGAGGAGCCCGATACCGATACCGACACCGATCTCGACCTCGACGGCGACCGCTACGGCGTCACCGAACCGCAGCGCGAGGCGCTCCGCACCGCCCACTCGGCGGGCTATTTCACCGTGCCGCGGGAGACGACGCTCTCGGAACTCGCGGCGGAGTTCGACATCTCCGACCAGGCCCTCTCCGCGCGGCTCCGTCGCGGGCAGGCGAACCTGCTCGAGAACACGCTGGCCGACGATACGTAA